GATAGATCTAGCCGGCGAGGAGTACAAGGACCTTTTTGGCCCGAAGTATACCTCGACGCACATTCGGCGCGACCATGGCGATTGGTCTCTGGAAGAGCTGTCTGAACTTCGGAGACTGTTTGAGTGCCGCGCGGAGATCCACCCCACAGACCCGACGATAGCAGTCCTAAATAGGCTCGTTTGGCCGATGGCGGCCTGCAGAGCCTTAATCAAGGTGGGACTCGGCGTTGCAGATCCTATCACCGAAGCCGTAAGGCGGCTTTTTCTCCCCGAGCTTCACACTCAGCTCTTTCCGCCCTTTCCGCTCCAACCCGAAGCCTGATTCAGTTCGGCACACAGCCGGTCCACCTCCGTGGATCGGCTCTGCCTTTCAAAAAGATGTTTGAATAACTTAATAACAAAAGTAGGCGAGAGGCCTACTTTTAAATATAAATCAAAGTAATTTTATATCGGGGTGCGGATCCGCCTTCGCCAGTTGGCGAATGGCGGACGACCATACCCCCGCCTGCCATCGCCTTAATCGGGGTACTGGGAATTGAACCCAGGCTACACCCACCCCAAGGGTGCGGACTACCGTTATCCGATACCCCGGCTCAGGCAATGGCGGGCAGGTATCTCAGGGGTACGCCTGCCTGCCGGTAGGCAGGTACTACCGTTATACTACACCCCGACAACGATTTACTTTTTGTTTTTTTTCTTCAGGGTTTTAAGGCAGGAATTGCAGGCGGTAATCTTTTTGCCGTTGATTGTAGCGGTTTGTAAATTTAAAAGCTGTCGTCTTTTTGAAGCGATCATTGAATGTGAACGAGAAAAACTGGCTTTCGGCCCGCGGCCGCAGATAGGACATGTTTTAGACATAAAATGATAGAATTATTAATTAGACATTAATTAAGATTGATTTAAATTATAATAGGTTTATAATAATTTGACAAGAGCTATTATTGCATTTTAAAATGAATATATGACCACAACAGGAATTTTTATTTCATTTTTTGTTATTGTTGTTCCTTCGGCAATTTTACACGAATTTTCACATGCGTGGATGGCTTATTATTTAGGAGATGACACGGCCAAGCGCGCTGGACGATTAACGCTTAATCCTTTGCCGCATATTGATTTATTCGGGACGATTCTTCTGCCGATTGTTTTTTTATTAAGCGGCATTCCGTTTATTTTTGCTTATGCCAAGCCGGTTCCTTATAATCCCTATAATCTTCGCAATCAGCGGATCGGTCCGGCTTTAGTAGGCCTAGCCGGCCCTTTGTCTAATTTGTTGGTGGCAGTTATTTTTGGTATTTTACTTAGATTTTTACCGGTCGGCAGTTTCGTCGCTCTTTATTACATAATTTATATTAATATTTTATTGGCCGTTTTCAATTTAGTGCCGATTCCGCCACTTGACGGTTCAAAGGTTTTATATGCTTTAATGCCGGATAGTTGGATGAAGGTAAAAATATTTTTGGAACGATACGGAATTATTTTAGTTTTAATTTTTATCTTTTTTGCTTTTCAAATTATTCAGCCGATTATTTCCTTTCTATACCACTTGATTGTTGGAAGTTTTCCCCAGGGCCTTTAAGAAATTAAGACAAAGCCCTTGACTTTAAAATTGGTTTAGTTATAATAATTATCGCCTAATATTTAGTTAATAATGCTAATCTTAAAAATTATTATGCTAACCCGCCTGCCAAAGCCACCCTTTGGAAAAATGGGTGGTTTATTAAATAAATTTGAAAATATTAGAACTTAAAATTTATTGCAGATTGGCAATTGGCGGGGCAGGTCTACAGATTGCTAATAAGCTAGATTCGTGATTCGCATTATTAGCATAAGCAAGTGGATTAGCATTTTATATTTTATGCCAGGCAGTAGAAGTTTGATAGTACCTTGGTTTCGCACTACTCGGACTAATCTATTTTAAAATCATTTAAATTATTTATTTCTTAATTTGCGCCCTTAAAATCGCACTAATTAAGAAGCATTAAGCTTTCGCTATTCGGTATGCCGACAATTCATCAACTTATTAAAAAGCAACGCAGAAGTTTACGTTCAAAGTCTAAGGCCCCGGCTTTTCAGACGACTTTTAACGTTTTACGACGTAAGAGATTCCAGTTGGCCAGCGGTCGTCCTTTTTTGCGCGGTGTTTGTCTTAAGGTTACGACCATGACACCGAAAAAACCGAATTCGGCTCTGCGAAAAATCGCCCGTGTCAGATTGTCAAATGGCATGGAAGTTACTGCTTATATTCCCGGTATCGGTCATAATTTACAAGAACACTCTATTGTCATGTTGCGCGGTGGCAGAGTAAAAGACTTGCCCGGCGTGCGCTATCATGTGGTTCGTGGAGTTTACGATACAAGTGGCGTCGAAGGTAGAAAGCAGGCGAGAAGTTTGTATGGCGCCAAGCGAGGCAAAAAATAAAACAATTTTAAAATAATTAATAATTTTTGCATGCGAGGTCATCCACACATTGCCAGAAAAAAAATTCATCCCGATTCAAAATATAATAACGACAAGATCGCCAAATTTATAAATTATTTAATGGAGCGCGGCAAAAAAGTAGCAGCGCAAAAAATAGTTTATGGCGCCTTGGATATTATTAAAGAGAAGACCAAGCAAGATCCAGTTAAAATTTTTGAAAAAGCTATCACTAATATTTCGCCGATCGTCGAGGTTAAGCCCCGCCGAATCGGAGGTGCTAATTATCAGGTGCCATTTCCAGTACCCGAAAATCGCCAATTTACCTTGGCTTCCCGCTGGTTGATTAATGCGGCCGGCAATAAAAAGGGCAGGCCAATGGCTCAGAAATTAGCCGAAGAGCTTTTGGCCGCTTTAGATAATCAAGGCGACGCTATTAAAAAGAAAGAAGATATGCATCGCATGGCTGAATCTAATCGCGCTTTTGCTCACTTTGCCCGTTTTACGCGCTAATCTTAATCTCTAAATTTATTATCCTAAAATGCCCAGACAATATCCTTTAGAAAAAACTCGCAATATCGGCATTATTGCTCACATCGATGCCGGCAAAACAACCGTTAGCGAGCGCATTCTTTTTTATACCGGCAAAAAGCACAAAATAGGCGAGGTCCACTATGGCGAAGCCGAGATGGACTGGATGCCGCAAGAAAAAGAAAGAGGCATTACCATTACTGCTGCAGCCACGACTTGTTTTTGGACTACGTCGGATGGTAATCAGTGCCGAATCAATATTATTGATACACCCGGGCACATTGACTTTACTGCTGAAGTACAGCGATCGCTACGCGTCCTTGATGGCGGCGTGGTAGTTTTTGACGGTGTGGCCGGAGTGGAACCGCAATCAGAAACAGTTTTTCATCAAGCCGAAAAATTTAGAGTGCCACTCATCGCTTTCATCAATAAGATGGATCGTTTGGGTGCCAATTTTTATAATGACTTAAA
This window of the Patescibacteria group bacterium genome carries:
- a CDS encoding site-2 protease family protein gives rise to the protein MTTTGIFISFFVIVVPSAILHEFSHAWMAYYLGDDTAKRAGRLTLNPLPHIDLFGTILLPIVFLLSGIPFIFAYAKPVPYNPYNLRNQRIGPALVGLAGPLSNLLVAVIFGILLRFLPVGSFVALYYIIYINILLAVFNLVPIPPLDGSKVLYALMPDSWMKVKIFLERYGIILVLIFIFFAFQIIQPIISFLYHLIVGSFPQGL
- the rpsL gene encoding 30S ribosomal protein S12, with product MPTIHQLIKKQRRSLRSKSKAPAFQTTFNVLRRKRFQLASGRPFLRGVCLKVTTMTPKKPNSALRKIARVRLSNGMEVTAYIPGIGHNLQEHSIVMLRGGRVKDLPGVRYHVVRGVYDTSGVEGRKQARSLYGAKRGKK
- the rpsG gene encoding 30S ribosomal protein S7, translated to MRGHPHIARKKIHPDSKYNNDKIAKFINYLMERGKKVAAQKIVYGALDIIKEKTKQDPVKIFEKAITNISPIVEVKPRRIGGANYQVPFPVPENRQFTLASRWLINAAGNKKGRPMAQKLAEELLAALDNQGDAIKKKEDMHRMAESNRAFAHFARFTR
- a CDS encoding L28 family ribosomal protein; the protein is MSKTCPICGRGPKASFSRSHSMIASKRRQLLNLQTATINGKKITACNSCLKTLKKKNKK